CGTGATCACACACACGCGCAGCGATCACCTGGAGTGCAGGCTGAGCGTCGGCGCGGGACTGCTGCGCCTCGAGGTCGAGGATGAGATCCGGGCCCACACCCTCCCCGCGCCCCGCACCCCCGACCCCGATGAGCACTGCGGACGAGGGCTTCTGCTGGTCGGCGCGGTGAGCAGCGCCTGGGGCGTCAGGGACGCCCCGCACGGGCCGGGGCGGATCGTATGGGCCGAGCTGCCGTCGCGCACGGAAGAGTGTCACTGACTCATGGACCGACAGTTTGTTGCCCCTGAGGCGCCTGAGACACGCGAGATGCCTGAGGCCCCGTCACTCGGCGCGGCGCGCCTCTGGCGAGGCCACCGCGGACGCCTGCGACTCCCCGACGGACTGCCCGCCAGACTGGGATACGACGCGGTGGGGATGCCCACGGACATCGGCAGGCGGGTCATGAAGTGTCTGCCCCGCATCGGCTGTGTCTTCGCCGACGACCAGCGGTGGTGGTGGATCGTGCCGTCGGGGTCGAACATCGACGTCGCCTGGCCGCCGTTCACCAGCTACGCGGTCGGGGCGCGGATGACCGACCTGAGCGGCGAGTACTCCGGGCGTTCCCGCCTCCCCCGCCTGATCCATCACCCCCAGGACGACTCGCCGTACACCCCGCCGATTCCGCTGTACTTCATGACCTGTCATATCGCGGGCATCCGGCCCCGCTGGTCACCTGGGGACGCCTCCGGGCCGTCCCGAGCGATCTAGGTCCCCTCCCGCGCGCTGCCGCTCCGCATGCGACCCTGCCTCGCCGACAACGTTGTCCCAAGGTATGGACAAACACTGGAGTGAGTGCTCTGGTAATGCGTGCAGCAAGTGTTCCCTGTGGAAGAGTTCCGCCGTCCTCCGGGCGGCGGCGCCAACCGGACCATGGAGCAGCAGCGTGCTGAAACACTTGTTCCTTCGTTTCCCCTCCCTCCGTCCAAGACGGACCTGGCGGCGGCGCGTGGCGGCCGCCGTGGTCCCCGCGCTGGCCGCCACCGGTCTGCTCGTCTCCGGCGCCGGCCCCTCCCACGCCGCCCAGGCCTGGGATCCCAAACCCTCCCCGATGACGACTCCATGGACGAACCAGGTCCCGGTCTACAACCCGCTGCCGGAGTATCCGCGCCCGCAGCTCACCCGGCCCGACTGGTCCCCCCTCAACGGGATCTGGGACTTCGCGGTCACCTCCCGCGACGCCGGACAGCCGGCCACGTTCGGTGAGCGGATCCGGGTGCCGTTCGTGCCCGAGTCGGCGCTCTCCGGCGTCCAGCGCGAGATCACCCAGAATGACAAGCTCTGGTACCGGCGCACCTTCACGGTCCCCTCCGGCTGGAACGGCCGCCGCGTCCAGCTCAACTTCGGCGCGTCCGACTGGGAGACCACGGTCCGGGTCAACGGCAAACAGGCGGGAGCCGCCCACCGCGGCGGCTACGACGCCTTCAGTTACGACATCACGCCCCTGCTGAACGGCGGCACCAACACCGTCGTCGTCTCCGTGTACGACCCCACGGAGACCGGCGGTCAGGCCATCGGCAAGCAGCGCGTCCAGGACGTCACCCCGCACCCCGGCCACAGCATCGTCTACACCGCCTCGTCGGGGATCTGGCAGACCGTCTGGCTCGAGCCCACCGCCCCCGCGCACATCACCCGCCTGGACATGGTCCCGCGCCTGGCGGACAACACCCTGCGGGTCACGGTGCGCGGCGCCGGAGGAGCCGACGGCGCGGGCGTCAAGGTCACCGTCTCCAGCGGCGGTACGACGGTCGGCAGCGCCACCGGCACCGTGGGCGGCGAGCTCTCCGTGCCGGTGCCGAACGCCCGTCTGTGGACGCCGGAGGACCCGTTCCTGTACGACGTCACGGCCGAGCTGACCGGCGCCGCCGGAGCCGACAAGGTCGGCAGTTACACCGGCATGCGGTCGATCGCGGTGAAGGACGTGGGCGGGGTCCGGCGGCCGGTGCTCAACGGCACGTTCGTCTTCCAGACCGGCACCCTGGACCAGGGCTACTGGCCGGACGGCATCTACACCGCGCCCACCGACGAGGCCCTCAAGTACGACCTCCAGAAACACAAGGACCTGGGTTTCAACATGGTCCGCAAGCACATCAAGGTCGAGCCGCAGCGGTGGTTCTACTGGGCGGACCGGCTCGGGCTGCTGGTGTGGCAGGACATGCCCTCGATGGACAGTGGCAAGACCCCGGACACCGCGGCCCGCGCCCAGTGGGAGAGCGAGTACCGCGCCATCATCGACCAGCACCGCAGCTCGCCCGCGCTCATCCAGTGGGTGGACCAGAACGAGGGCTGGGGCCAGTACGACCAGGCCCGCATCGCCGACATGGTCAAGGCGTACGACCCCTCGCGCCTGGTCGACAACATGAGCGGCGTGAACTGCTGCGCCGCCAAGGACGGCGGCAACGGCGACGTCATCGACAACCACAACTACGTCGGGCCCGGCAACACTCCGACGGAGCCGGTGCGCGCCTCGGTGCTCGGGGAGTACGGCGGCCTCGGCTACCGGGTGCCCGGCCATGAGTGGTATCCGGGTGGCGGGTTCAGCTACGAGGACCAGCCGAGCATCCCCGCGCTCAACAACCGGCTCGTCGGCCTGCTCGACGGCATCCGGGAGAGCGGCATGCCCGCGGGTGGCCTGTCGGCCTCCGTCTACACCCAGATCACGGACGTGGAGAACGAGGCCAACGGGCTGATGTCCTACGACCGCCAAGTGGTGAAGGTCGACCAGGCCCGGGTCCGGGCCGCCAACCAGGCCCTCATCGCGGCCTCCCGGTCGGCCGGCGCCACGGTGAAACTGCCCGTCGGGCAGAACGTGTCGATCCGGGTCACCACCCCCGGCTACACCGACCGCTACATCCGCCACTACGACGGGCTGGGCTTCACGGAGGTGGTGAACGCGGCCAGCGCCGATCTGCTGAAACGGGACGCCACCTGGACGGTCCGGCAGGGTCTCGCGAACAAGCTCTGCTACTCCTTCGAGTCCCGCAACTACCCCGGTGAGTATCTGCGCCACCGCGACTTCCGCGTCCGGCGCGAGGCGGGCGACGGCTCCACCGTGTCCAAGGAGGACGCCACCTGGTGCCCGACCCAGGGCAGCGGTGGCATCCGGATGTCAGCCGCCAACTTCCCCGGACAGTATCTGCGGCACATCAACGCCGAGCTGTGGCTGGCCCAGTCCGGCGGCAGCCACGCCTGGGACAACCCGGCCGGCTTCACCGAGGACACCACCTGGGCGATCGAGTCGCCCTGGGCTCCCTAGCACGACCGCCGCGGGCCCCGGCCGAAGGGGCCCGCGCCCTCCGGCGGCCGCCCCCGCGCGGGCGGCCGCCCGTCTCTCCTCCCCCACGTTCAGCCGCCACTTCACTCCTCCTCCACGCTCATGCGCACGGCCCCCCACGGAAAGGCGGGTACGTCATGTCAGCGCGGCTCCACCGTGTCCTCCACGGACTTCTGACCCTGGCCATCGCCCTGGCCGGTCTGGTCGCCCTCCCCACGCCGTCCCGTGCCGCGACCGCGGTCTGCGCGCTGGCGTGCGACACCCTCGACCCCTCGAAGGCGCAGCGCGAGACCTTCCCCGTACCGCAGGTGAACCTGGGCGGCCGGATCCTGAAGCTGCACGTCTCCGACCCCGACTCCATGGCCTGGGCCAGCATCGACAACGGTGTGAGCGGTGATGCGGTCTGGCTCGACCGGTCCTGGGACCGGGGCGCCACCTGGGAGGGCCTGCTCGGCAAGGCGAGCATCCCCGGCACCTGGACCGGCACCCGCACCCTGATGTACAACCTCACCGACCCGGTGGGACACCGGCGCGGCTGGATCCGCGCCTGCGCCGACGCCGCCGGTGTCACCTGCACCGGCTGGGTCTACCCGAAGGTGTGCGACGGCTCGCTCTGCGACGGCGCCGACCCCGCCACCGCGGCGGGCGACGACCGCCCGGTGCCCGCCACCACCCTGTTCGGGCGCACCATCAGCC
This genomic interval from Streptomyces asiaticus contains the following:
- a CDS encoding AbfB domain-containing protein, which encodes MAAAVVPALAATGLLVSGAGPSHAAQAWDPKPSPMTTPWTNQVPVYNPLPEYPRPQLTRPDWSPLNGIWDFAVTSRDAGQPATFGERIRVPFVPESALSGVQREITQNDKLWYRRTFTVPSGWNGRRVQLNFGASDWETTVRVNGKQAGAAHRGGYDAFSYDITPLLNGGTNTVVVSVYDPTETGGQAIGKQRVQDVTPHPGHSIVYTASSGIWQTVWLEPTAPAHITRLDMVPRLADNTLRVTVRGAGGADGAGVKVTVSSGGTTVGSATGTVGGELSVPVPNARLWTPEDPFLYDVTAELTGAAGADKVGSYTGMRSIAVKDVGGVRRPVLNGTFVFQTGTLDQGYWPDGIYTAPTDEALKYDLQKHKDLGFNMVRKHIKVEPQRWFYWADRLGLLVWQDMPSMDSGKTPDTAARAQWESEYRAIIDQHRSSPALIQWVDQNEGWGQYDQARIADMVKAYDPSRLVDNMSGVNCCAAKDGGNGDVIDNHNYVGPGNTPTEPVRASVLGEYGGLGYRVPGHEWYPGGGFSYEDQPSIPALNNRLVGLLDGIRESGMPAGGLSASVYTQITDVENEANGLMSYDRQVVKVDQARVRAANQALIAASRSAGATVKLPVGQNVSIRVTTPGYTDRYIRHYDGLGFTEVVNAASADLLKRDATWTVRQGLANKLCYSFESRNYPGEYLRHRDFRVRREAGDGSTVSKEDATWCPTQGSGGIRMSAANFPGQYLRHINAELWLAQSGGSHAWDNPAGFTEDTTWAIESPWAP
- a CDS encoding ATP-binding protein yields the protein MTPLRTSREQDTHPGCALRLPSTASSVSTVRAAVRERLRAWGVSAQVCDDALLVVSELVTNVITHTRSDHLECRLSVGAGLLRLEVEDEIRAHTLPAPRTPDPDEHCGRGLLLVGAVSSAWGVRDAPHGPGRIVWAELPSRTEECH